A genomic stretch from Candidatus Cybelea sp. includes:
- a CDS encoding SpoIIE family protein phosphatase — translation MTRRIYIPLVLTLVFLALVAIVLVVAGRQVSRTIEEAFSGASDVRTARFLVARTISRQLDEETGVRGYAVVRQRTLLQPYYVARAELPRTFARLRRMLTDLKMPTTRAVLDDAAQTNRRWVAQVAYPIITFKRVPAKVQLHGKRLVDRFRSDLEVVENSLAARANQAQRRAQQAIYGVTLFAIGAVAAVIVAATLFTVQQYRLAARLERTRARAEEERRRAAESRSAYEAEKRIADTLQGAFTQNLLPQMAKVLFSATYLPAAEEARVGGDWYDVLELTEHRVLLTIGDVTGHGIDAAVAMNRARHLLVSCALVDPNPGAILERANSDLFSRASPLITAVAGIVDSRNCEFVYATAGHPPPVLLEPGCKPRMLDFGSLPLGVMGDANYRSHRIVSVPGAMLVLYTDGAIEHSHNVVEGEALLLQAVEAAAAWPAHNAAAMISASIFSNRRIVDDVAILTIRFGEDSGSSVGRVA, via the coding sequence ATGACGCGCCGAATCTACATTCCGCTGGTTCTGACGCTCGTCTTTCTCGCGCTCGTGGCGATCGTGCTGGTCGTCGCCGGGCGCCAGGTCAGCAGGACGATCGAAGAGGCCTTCAGCGGAGCGAGCGACGTCCGCACCGCGCGCTTCTTGGTGGCCCGCACGATCAGCCGGCAACTCGATGAGGAGACCGGCGTCCGAGGCTATGCCGTGGTGCGCCAGCGCACCTTGCTGCAGCCGTACTACGTTGCGCGAGCCGAACTGCCGCGCACGTTCGCGCGGCTTCGGCGAATGCTGACCGATCTCAAGATGCCCACTACCCGCGCCGTGCTCGATGACGCCGCCCAGACGAACCGGCGATGGGTCGCGCAAGTCGCCTACCCGATCATCACCTTCAAGCGCGTCCCCGCCAAGGTCCAGCTGCACGGAAAACGGCTCGTCGATCGCTTCCGCAGCGATTTGGAGGTCGTCGAAAATTCGTTGGCGGCTCGCGCGAATCAGGCGCAACGCCGGGCGCAGCAGGCGATTTACGGCGTTACTCTGTTCGCGATTGGGGCGGTCGCGGCGGTGATCGTTGCTGCTACGCTCTTTACGGTTCAACAGTACCGGCTGGCTGCGCGACTCGAGCGAACTCGAGCGCGGGCGGAAGAGGAGCGCCGGCGCGCCGCTGAAAGTCGTTCGGCGTATGAGGCCGAGAAGCGTATTGCCGATACCCTCCAGGGCGCCTTTACGCAGAACCTCTTGCCGCAGATGGCAAAGGTTCTCTTCAGTGCAACCTATCTGCCCGCTGCCGAGGAGGCGAGGGTCGGCGGCGACTGGTACGACGTTCTCGAGCTCACCGAGCACCGCGTGCTGCTCACGATCGGCGACGTTACCGGGCATGGGATCGATGCGGCGGTCGCGATGAACCGAGCGCGTCACCTTTTGGTCTCCTGTGCACTGGTCGATCCCAATCCCGGGGCCATCCTCGAACGAGCGAACTCCGATCTCTTCAGCCGAGCCTCTCCGCTGATTACCGCCGTCGCCGGCATCGTCGACTCCCGCAATTGCGAGTTCGTCTACGCGACCGCCGGGCATCCGCCGCCCGTCCTCCTGGAACCGGGATGCAAGCCTCGAATGCTTGATTTTGGTTCGCTGCCGCTCGGGGTCATGGGCGATGCCAACTATCGAAGCCATCGCATCGTGAGCGTTCCCGGCGCGATGCTCGTGCTCTATACCGACGGGGCCATCGAGCATTCGCACAACGTCGTGGAAGGCGAGGCCTTGCTGCTGCAGGCGGTAGAAGCGGCCGCCGCTTGGCCCGCGCACAACGCGGCAGCGATGATCTCCGCCTCGATATTTTCAAACCGGAGAATCGTCGACGACGTCGCGATTTTGACGATCCGCTTCGGCGAGGATTCCGGTTCGAGCGTTGGGAGGGTCGCGTGA
- a CDS encoding STAS domain-containing protein yields the protein MSGAIETVRLGGELEISRKREIRDAFTLPEGARAVLVDLSEVTYADSTALTELLRFCVTAQRDRIPLAVVIRTRQFSRLVQYAGLAGAFAIFEDPHDALAYLNERMNP from the coding sequence GTGAGCGGCGCGATCGAGACGGTTCGGCTCGGCGGCGAACTCGAGATCAGCCGCAAGCGCGAGATCCGCGATGCGTTTACTCTACCGGAGGGTGCGCGCGCGGTGCTCGTCGACCTCTCCGAGGTGACCTACGCCGATTCGACGGCGCTAACCGAACTGCTTCGTTTTTGCGTTACGGCGCAACGCGATCGGATACCGCTCGCGGTCGTAATACGAACCCGTCAGTTCTCGAGGCTCGTTCAGTACGCGGGGCTCGCTGGGGCGTTTGCGATATTCGAGGATCCCCACGATGCCCTTGCCTACCTGAACGAGCGCATGAATCCGTGA
- a CDS encoding ATP-binding protein: protein MNSASQLRLRCPAQSRCVAPIRHALRAFLEAIGLGGDCVDDVTTAAGEALANAVEHAYQGNAGPASYVELHARIARGKLAVDVCDRGSFIERERLAGRGFGLRIIRAVTPQIRIDTARGTNVRMRFHLPES from the coding sequence GTGAACTCCGCGTCGCAGCTTCGTCTGCGGTGTCCCGCGCAATCGCGTTGCGTTGCGCCGATCCGCCACGCCTTGCGCGCGTTTCTCGAAGCGATCGGCTTGGGTGGCGATTGCGTCGACGACGTTACGACCGCAGCGGGCGAAGCACTGGCCAACGCGGTTGAGCACGCGTACCAAGGGAATGCCGGGCCTGCTTCCTATGTCGAACTGCACGCCCGGATCGCTCGCGGAAAGCTCGCCGTCGACGTCTGCGATCGCGGCTCGTTCATCGAGCGCGAACGGCTTGCCGGCCGAGGATTTGGCCTGCGAATCATTCGCGCGGTCACGCCGCAGATTCGAATCGATACCGCACGCGGGACAAACGTGCGCATGCGCTT